In the Halobellus sp. MBLA0158 genome, one interval contains:
- a CDS encoding VirB4 family type IV secretion system protein: protein MTTMRNLVLQTGSGAVGQLTEWLTNPTSAEGAALYILLAVLVGIGGKLLWDWYTEDDEEEVEFSDLLDEETIEQGAAERQLLDDIAESHKTVTAPAAIEWETRAARVGEQWTTTLYIADYPDYPNDGYLSELFEMTDVQFDLTAHITPKNQERARNELQDIADDLQVDADLEQSVRSAYLQERANEAAATYKAVENGANVFDQGMFITVRADEKEDLRDAVQKVKSALRDDPANLTPKTAICRQDLALQSAAPIGDNEFGRTSIALGGAVGALLSSPHNATILEEGGVEFGIHKDNQSPVVIDPFARDNGYAMFTVGDTGSGKSFSSKQNFIRSIEQSKDRIGIILEPLNNWAGVAEALDAKRITVGGTLGLNPLEIRETPEHVQRAMGEDASPFNEKLDDAMSFLTNFFALRGISLGDRRTTLELGLKRAYKRNGITDDISTHDNPSPTIQDMMDVFEDMVDDPEEFVVRSDEEAGKIKEDATWLLDQLRPFEDDGRHANLGQESDFDIRDEKVIYLDLAQQEGSVDSSTALTMQLLISLVYERAKVSEKEVVFYIDEARYIMQDAASLAFLETVFRHHRHHDLSIRLVTQTVDEFFEHAESEAILDQCAVKQFHRLDGMDEEWADEFGLNYAQMRFVQDAVPGNEDAGFSEALVGVDGEWRGIQVKAMPKEKQVIDFDPTSQVRSSLPGAGDDAVDTEMEEFQEELEHRATNGTNETSELNEESDAVEAEPDGGSTEDTNDG, encoded by the coding sequence ATGACTACGATGCGTAACCTCGTCCTCCAGACGGGCAGCGGAGCCGTCGGCCAGCTCACAGAGTGGCTCACGAATCCGACCTCAGCTGAAGGGGCGGCCCTCTACATCCTGCTCGCGGTACTGGTCGGTATCGGCGGGAAACTCCTCTGGGACTGGTACACCGAAGACGACGAGGAAGAGGTGGAGTTCTCGGATCTGCTCGACGAGGAGACCATCGAACAGGGCGCGGCCGAACGCCAGCTCCTCGACGACATTGCCGAGTCACACAAGACGGTGACAGCGCCGGCAGCAATCGAGTGGGAGACGCGCGCGGCACGGGTCGGCGAGCAGTGGACGACGACGCTGTACATCGCTGACTACCCGGACTACCCCAACGACGGCTACCTCTCCGAGCTCTTCGAGATGACCGACGTGCAGTTCGACCTGACGGCCCACATTACGCCGAAGAACCAGGAACGGGCGCGGAACGAACTGCAGGATATCGCTGACGACCTTCAGGTGGACGCTGACCTCGAACAGAGCGTGCGGAGTGCCTACCTACAGGAACGCGCCAACGAGGCCGCAGCGACGTACAAGGCCGTCGAGAACGGCGCGAACGTCTTCGACCAGGGGATGTTCATCACGGTCAGAGCCGACGAGAAGGAGGACCTCCGCGACGCCGTCCAGAAGGTCAAGAGCGCGCTCCGCGACGATCCGGCGAACCTCACGCCGAAGACGGCGATCTGTCGGCAGGATCTCGCCCTCCAGTCCGCCGCGCCCATCGGCGACAACGAGTTCGGGCGGACATCGATTGCGCTCGGCGGCGCCGTCGGCGCGTTGCTGTCCTCGCCGCACAACGCGACGATTCTCGAGGAGGGAGGGGTGGAGTTCGGGATTCACAAGGACAACCAGAGCCCCGTGGTCATCGACCCGTTCGCGCGGGACAACGGGTACGCGATGTTCACCGTCGGCGACACCGGCTCGGGGAAGTCGTTCAGTTCGAAGCAGAACTTTATCCGCTCCATCGAGCAGAGCAAGGACCGTATCGGCATCATCCTCGAGCCGTTGAACAACTGGGCGGGCGTCGCCGAAGCCCTCGACGCCAAACGCATCACGGTCGGCGGGACGCTCGGCTTGAACCCCTTGGAGATTCGGGAGACACCCGAGCACGTCCAGCGAGCGATGGGCGAGGACGCGAGCCCGTTCAACGAGAAGCTCGACGACGCGATGAGCTTCCTCACCAACTTCTTCGCGCTTCGGGGCATCTCGCTGGGCGACCGCAGGACCACGCTCGAACTCGGGCTCAAGCGAGCGTACAAGCGCAACGGCATCACCGACGACATCTCGACGCACGACAACCCGAGCCCGACGATTCAGGATATGATGGACGTCTTCGAGGACATGGTTGACGACCCCGAGGAATTCGTCGTCCGGTCCGACGAGGAAGCCGGGAAAATCAAGGAGGACGCGACGTGGCTCCTCGACCAGCTCCGCCCCTTCGAGGACGACGGTCGGCACGCCAATCTCGGCCAAGAGTCCGACTTCGACATTCGCGACGAGAAGGTCATCTACCTCGACCTCGCCCAGCAGGAGGGCAGCGTCGATAGCAGCACGGCGCTGACGATGCAGCTACTCATCTCGCTGGTGTACGAGCGGGCGAAAGTCTCGGAGAAGGAGGTCGTGTTCTACATCGACGAGGCGCGGTACATCATGCAGGACGCCGCGAGCCTGGCGTTTCTTGAAACGGTGTTCCGTCACCACCGCCACCACGACCTCTCGATCCGGCTGGTCACGCAGACGGTCGACGAGTTCTTCGAGCACGCCGAATCCGAGGCGATCCTGGATCAGTGTGCAGTCAAGCAGTTCCACCGCCTCGACGGGATGGACGAGGAGTGGGCCGACGAGTTCGGGCTGAACTACGCGCAGATGCGGTTCGTCCAAGACGCCGTGCCGGGCAACGAGGACGCCGGCTTCTCCGAGGCCCTCGTGGGCGTCGACGGCGAGTGGCGCGGCATCCAAGTCAAAGCGATGCCCAAGGAGAAGCAGGTCATCGACTTCGACCCGACCTCACAGGTCCGGTCCTCCCTGCCCGGCGCCGGCGACGACGCCGTCGATACCGAGATGGAGGAGTTCCAGGAAGAGCTCGAGCATCGAGCAACGAACGGAACGAACGAAACGAGCGAACTGAACGAGGAATCAGACGCCGTCGAAGCTGAGCCAGACGGCGGGTCAACGGAGGACACCAACGATGGCTGA
- a CDS encoding ATP-binding protein produces the protein MAEYLRVTPTSERLDPESIPRVLDSLHKLTTPGSSGLGAKLNPLHSETPPRFEFLAISDGPDDPVEFFYGADAHLDTLEKRLRSIYPATFDIERVDVDVAARLIQPVEFTPQEFVDHYEAGRLQYEFGPAEQYEIVDEESWASEPAEADPVVDGGTASTSVPDHHVTVGESVLELAPPDALPDDEEERRAIEKPTMTPAGTILARPAQDAVSPLGVRWYGAASRKQDWMTSLTPFTAEETNGDLSSVDEPGAALASLIDHLMEATAPTAFQVVFQRRTSWQSDAEVRKEDLVDGRDTFFQEVVGSLLEVEEQRSDQDDRQLSEAVEKRIEYIDAKNAKRSFTVNIRAVGVPTDDTRDDLDGRMDSLLPVFDPLDGPFYEVEGQRLRDSGFREKTKEKKARAALQRLLNRELTTGRGKTRPELVLSGTELANFVLVPSSEQLTVEGTRGTRAEQQSRNPLPWPNPDLIQQFQDGMAIGYALDENGEPRPDPIRIPPDLLPTHYGRFASTGGGKSKAIINDALSLRESTGGPVVLVDPKGDGMCENYLRCHYERFGGLDDVYHFRVPETIPAFSFFDIRPALEAGRNREDAIQDKVDHFHDILRMIMGREQYGQAFVANEILSYLIKALFDEEYGSDVFGLDDLFAAALRMQRDQTIPPVSADNQNIEESLTRHFAKDNHQFQVSMDAVGNRLDKLKEDAHLRRIFSHVPKQNDAGEYVDNRFDFREFLDEDATIIFDLGDLRPEAQRAITLLLLSNLWDAVQVRRRDGQTDYENLTNLIIEEAAPVASTKLVSEQLLPQGRSFGLSMGLVMQFPEQVRNRNERAYDEVLNNIKTKLIGNISIERDLAESLAHEDLSPTELRNRINTLPSGEWIAQLPSPSFGETGPPPFSLKPLPIAPGHPESDQPLTEPQEDHFESVSRPRMVERTQAQYGLTEPTESTTSPEETGWGSSGGETTGSAADGDAATDPTQSAFISESTTEDASTSTTQPEADSDPDGDEAAMSPLFGQTTEADEDPAGDQATQPENGATPVQESSVPVPDDELQQRGLSRDDVRFLNRVLDVMNREDDEYTLLDRMSQLRDEYDDLHVERLTEQDLLDADSAAGRKYYTVLPDGRDLLGRELKAGPGAGDLGEKTPHKVGVRLLELWLQQRDDVVRVEPYYETDDGTVLDVAGIDEDGDLVWGGEAELASNNRHAPVEDYDKLSAVDTDAIWAFNNRETALDVLESLADADRIDERVSGRAARSFATIRDAVDDLDAAGLTTVRGFKNLDQELNQ, from the coding sequence ATGGCTGAGTACCTGCGCGTCACGCCGACATCAGAGCGGCTTGACCCGGAGAGCATCCCCCGAGTCCTCGACAGCCTCCACAAACTGACCACGCCCGGCTCGTCGGGCCTCGGGGCGAAGCTGAACCCACTCCACAGTGAGACACCACCCCGATTCGAGTTCCTCGCGATCAGTGATGGCCCGGATGACCCGGTAGAGTTCTTCTACGGGGCCGATGCCCACCTCGATACGCTTGAGAAGCGCCTCCGTTCCATCTATCCAGCCACGTTCGACATCGAGCGCGTCGACGTCGACGTCGCTGCCCGGCTCATTCAGCCAGTCGAGTTCACACCGCAGGAGTTCGTCGACCACTACGAGGCCGGGCGGCTGCAGTACGAGTTTGGCCCGGCAGAACAGTACGAGATCGTCGACGAGGAATCATGGGCCTCCGAGCCAGCCGAAGCAGACCCCGTTGTCGACGGCGGTACGGCATCCACGAGCGTCCCCGACCATCACGTTACTGTCGGGGAGTCAGTCCTCGAACTAGCGCCGCCCGATGCACTTCCAGACGACGAGGAAGAGCGGCGGGCCATCGAGAAGCCGACGATGACACCGGCGGGAACGATTCTGGCGCGCCCGGCACAAGACGCTGTCTCGCCGCTCGGGGTTCGGTGGTATGGTGCCGCTTCGCGGAAGCAGGACTGGATGACCTCGCTGACGCCGTTCACAGCGGAGGAAACGAACGGCGATCTCTCGTCCGTCGACGAACCGGGCGCAGCGCTGGCGTCGCTGATAGACCACTTGATGGAGGCGACAGCGCCGACCGCGTTCCAAGTCGTCTTCCAACGGCGTACTAGCTGGCAGTCCGACGCGGAGGTACGGAAAGAGGACCTCGTCGACGGCCGGGATACGTTCTTCCAGGAGGTCGTCGGGTCGTTACTCGAGGTCGAGGAGCAGCGGAGCGACCAGGACGACCGGCAGCTCAGCGAAGCCGTCGAGAAGCGGATCGAGTACATCGACGCGAAGAACGCCAAACGGTCGTTCACGGTCAACATCCGGGCCGTCGGCGTCCCCACCGACGACACCCGCGACGACCTCGATGGCCGGATGGACTCGCTCCTCCCCGTGTTCGACCCGCTTGATGGGCCGTTCTACGAGGTCGAGGGGCAACGCCTCCGGGACAGCGGCTTCCGTGAGAAAACGAAGGAGAAGAAGGCACGGGCCGCTCTCCAGCGCCTCCTCAATCGCGAGTTGACGACAGGCCGGGGGAAGACCCGCCCCGAGCTGGTCCTCAGCGGGACGGAGCTCGCGAACTTCGTCCTCGTCCCCTCCTCCGAACAGTTGACCGTCGAAGGGACGCGGGGAACGAGGGCCGAACAGCAGAGTCGGAACCCGCTCCCGTGGCCGAACCCGGATCTGATCCAGCAGTTCCAGGACGGGATGGCCATCGGCTACGCGCTCGACGAGAACGGTGAGCCACGGCCGGACCCCATCCGGATTCCGCCGGACCTGTTGCCGACGCATTACGGCCGGTTCGCGTCGACGGGCGGCGGGAAGTCGAAGGCCATCATCAACGACGCCCTTTCCCTTCGCGAGTCGACGGGTGGCCCCGTCGTCCTCGTCGACCCGAAGGGAGACGGGATGTGTGAGAACTACCTGCGCTGCCACTACGAACGATTTGGGGGCCTCGACGACGTCTACCACTTCCGCGTACCGGAGACCATCCCCGCGTTCTCGTTCTTCGACATCCGCCCTGCGCTCGAAGCGGGTCGGAACCGAGAGGACGCGATTCAGGACAAGGTCGACCACTTCCACGACATCCTCCGGATGATTATGGGCCGCGAGCAGTACGGGCAGGCGTTCGTCGCGAACGAGATTCTGAGCTATCTGATTAAGGCGCTGTTCGACGAGGAGTACGGGAGCGACGTGTTCGGCTTGGACGACCTCTTCGCCGCCGCGCTCCGGATGCAGCGCGACCAGACGATTCCCCCGGTCTCAGCGGATAACCAGAACATCGAGGAATCGCTGACGCGCCACTTTGCGAAGGACAACCACCAGTTCCAGGTGTCGATGGACGCCGTCGGGAACCGCCTCGACAAGCTCAAAGAGGACGCGCATCTCCGCCGGATCTTCAGCCACGTCCCCAAGCAGAATGACGCCGGCGAGTACGTCGACAACCGGTTCGACTTTCGCGAGTTCCTCGATGAAGACGCCACCATCATCTTCGACCTCGGCGACCTCCGCCCGGAGGCCCAGCGGGCGATCACCCTGCTGCTGTTGAGTAATCTCTGGGACGCCGTGCAGGTGCGCCGACGCGACGGCCAGACCGACTACGAGAACCTCACGAACCTCATCATCGAGGAGGCGGCGCCGGTCGCGTCGACGAAACTAGTCTCCGAGCAGCTACTGCCGCAGGGCCGGTCGTTCGGGCTGAGTATGGGGCTCGTGATGCAGTTCCCTGAACAGGTGCGGAACCGGAACGAGCGGGCCTACGACGAGGTGCTGAACAACATCAAGACGAAGCTCATCGGCAACATCTCGATCGAGCGCGACCTCGCAGAGTCGCTTGCCCACGAGGACCTCTCTCCGACCGAACTCCGCAACCGGATCAACACGCTCCCAAGTGGTGAGTGGATTGCGCAACTCCCGAGTCCGTCGTTCGGCGAGACTGGGCCGCCACCGTTTTCGCTGAAGCCGCTCCCGATTGCGCCGGGCCATCCAGAAAGCGACCAGCCGCTCACAGAGCCCCAGGAAGACCATTTTGAGTCCGTGTCCCGGCCACGAATGGTCGAGCGGACACAGGCCCAGTACGGGCTGACAGAGCCGACTGAGTCGACCACTTCCCCAGAGGAGACTGGCTGGGGGAGTTCGGGGGGTGAAACGACGGGCTCGGCTGCCGACGGCGATGCAGCGACCGACCCGACGCAATCCGCGTTCATCAGCGAATCGACGACCGAAGACGCATCAACGTCGACCACGCAGCCCGAGGCGGACAGCGACCCAGATGGAGACGAGGCAGCGATGAGCCCCCTGTTCGGGCAGACCACCGAGGCGGACGAGGACCCAGCTGGTGACCAAGCAACGCAGCCGGAGAACGGGGCAACGCCCGTTCAGGAAAGCAGCGTGCCCGTCCCCGATGACGAACTCCAACAACGCGGGCTCAGCCGTGATGACGTCCGGTTCCTGAATCGGGTCCTCGACGTGATGAACCGAGAGGACGACGAGTACACGCTACTGGACAGGATGAGCCAGCTCCGGGACGAATACGACGACCTCCATGTGGAGCGGCTCACGGAGCAGGACCTCCTGGACGCGGACTCCGCGGCGGGGCGCAAGTACTACACCGTCCTCCCGGACGGTCGAGACCTCCTCGGGAGAGAATTGAAGGCGGGGCCAGGAGCGGGCGATCTCGGCGAGAAAACGCCACACAAGGTTGGCGTCCGGCTCCTCGAGCTCTGGCTCCAGCAGCGGGACGACGTGGTTCGCGTGGAACCGTACTACGAAACCGACGACGGCACCGTACTGGACGTGGCCGGCATCGACGAGGACGGCGATCTCGTCTGGGGCGGCGAAGCAGAGCTCGCGAGTAACAACCGGCACGCCCCGGTCGAGGATTACGACAAACTCAGCGCGGTGGACACCGACGCGATCTGGGCCTTCAACAATCGCGAGACGGCACTCGACGTCCTGGAGAGCCTTGCCGACGCGGATCGGATCGACGAGCGGGTCAGCGGGCGGGCGGCACGGTCGTTCGCGACCATCAGAGACGCCGTCGACGACCTCGATGCTGCGGGCCTGACCACCGTTCGGGGCTTCAAAAATCTCGATCAAGAACTCAACCAATGA
- a CDS encoding DNA primase, producing the protein MTWRQATREEIYAYYAEEFPGYLDDLPEFITATGPKQYAIAFRESHPVRKDEVPDKDFIRRDTWQTDASGDRTTPEFDDFEDIVEFIRHPARNDPLGRNEFALADPEVLEQPDPQPDAVYYALDHWERPWVLLVDIDAKEIARDRAEELVSADVEDQDDDALLDAAGILDAAPEGYPYAFEDIDRAIEYGFELRDIFEDDLDAEETMVVYSGQGVHVYLLDTDPAHRYDEQSREVLNDLLLETYDIPIDPVVTADRRRVARLPYSLHADVCSIVQPIESPAFDVRSATPEVIDE; encoded by the coding sequence ATGACCTGGCGACAGGCGACCCGCGAGGAGATCTACGCCTACTACGCCGAGGAGTTCCCAGGCTATCTGGATGACCTGCCGGAATTCATCACGGCGACCGGCCCGAAACAGTACGCCATCGCCTTCCGTGAGTCCCACCCGGTTCGCAAAGACGAGGTGCCGGACAAGGACTTCATCCGGCGGGATACGTGGCAAACAGATGCGTCGGGCGACCGAACGACGCCCGAATTCGACGACTTCGAGGACATTGTCGAGTTTATTCGGCATCCAGCCCGCAACGACCCGCTGGGGCGGAACGAGTTCGCACTCGCTGATCCGGAAGTACTGGAGCAACCGGACCCACAGCCCGACGCCGTCTACTACGCACTGGATCACTGGGAACGACCCTGGGTCCTCCTCGTCGATATCGACGCGAAAGAGATCGCCCGAGACAGAGCGGAGGAGCTGGTGTCGGCGGATGTCGAGGATCAGGACGACGATGCGCTTCTCGATGCTGCGGGTATCCTCGACGCCGCTCCCGAGGGGTATCCGTACGCCTTCGAAGACATCGACCGCGCCATCGAGTACGGGTTCGAGTTGCGCGACATCTTCGAGGACGATCTCGACGCCGAGGAGACGATGGTCGTCTACAGCGGGCAGGGAGTCCACGTCTACCTGCTGGATACCGACCCGGCGCACCGATACGACGAGCAGAGTCGCGAGGTGTTGAACGACCTCCTCCTCGAGACGTACGACATCCCCATCGACCCCGTCGTGACGGCCGACCGCCGGCGGGTCGCCCGCCTGCCCTACTCACTCCACGCCGACGTCTGCAGCATCGTCCAACCCATCGAGAGCCCGGCGTTCGACGTTCGGTCGGCGACACCCGAGGTGATCGACGAATGA
- a CDS encoding primase-associated protein yields the protein MSPSTPTDDEDMTYRVAALPLEYGETRINQLFTRGYNRYVVDGEDQPEDLVNDVERFGTAAFKEQVRADAAEEPFVDEPGTLAVLATLSAICVKEHPKFEHASPRNIQVLYDIRELYVNNLASLIRARGDGLLQQDIADVLYSKEPGEDGPHPGRVCTGITEMPEFGDGLYLEIPMAAASRKCLVQEDEPATGAGEGGEILTRVKDNKLYVPVGDFDSKYRNYAERAFKKLLRVQEDGLSDDQLTWLTTNESAITERIDRFLETGHHERIWRNWDRGERTIRVLRRALSDAPDDVAQTGEFHTAKELYRAVTAYDAEDEWESSVTDWISSPSSLAKTLADHESHSAVTIDRDGRVNTYRIGRAGTGAEQIEVREIEDLFELPCMANMEERLHEKKPVRKDLYNFARMVMWLPQYQDSSLDEIVADLKDVFSRWPWYDEQETEYQVRYEFSNTIDGDTPLPMNCDNDDLQRYCIGQDQCPYSIWGSLPFPDEMYEQVEAESAGSVEQF from the coding sequence ATGAGTCCGAGTACGCCCACCGACGACGAGGACATGACGTATCGGGTTGCGGCACTACCGCTGGAGTACGGTGAAACCCGTATCAACCAGCTGTTTACGCGTGGCTACAACCGATACGTCGTCGACGGCGAGGACCAACCCGAGGACCTCGTGAACGACGTCGAGCGGTTCGGGACGGCAGCGTTCAAAGAACAGGTTCGTGCCGACGCCGCCGAGGAGCCGTTCGTCGACGAGCCGGGGACGCTCGCCGTGCTCGCGACGTTGAGTGCGATCTGTGTGAAAGAACACCCGAAGTTCGAGCACGCGTCACCCCGGAACATCCAGGTGCTCTACGATATCCGGGAGCTGTACGTCAACAATCTCGCCTCCCTCATTCGCGCCCGCGGCGATGGGTTGCTCCAACAGGACATCGCCGACGTGCTGTACAGCAAGGAGCCCGGTGAAGATGGCCCGCACCCGGGCCGGGTCTGTACGGGCATCACGGAGATGCCGGAGTTCGGGGATGGCCTCTACCTCGAAATCCCGATGGCGGCGGCGTCACGCAAATGCCTTGTTCAGGAGGACGAGCCGGCGACGGGAGCTGGCGAGGGCGGGGAGATACTGACGCGAGTGAAAGACAACAAGCTGTACGTCCCAGTCGGTGATTTCGACAGTAAGTATCGGAACTACGCTGAGCGAGCGTTCAAGAAGCTCCTGCGGGTGCAAGAAGACGGCCTCTCCGACGACCAGCTGACGTGGTTGACCACGAACGAGTCGGCGATCACGGAGCGGATCGACCGCTTCCTCGAGACCGGCCATCACGAGCGTATCTGGCGGAACTGGGACCGTGGGGAACGGACGATCCGCGTCCTCCGACGGGCCCTGAGTGACGCACCCGACGACGTGGCGCAAACGGGTGAGTTCCACACGGCGAAAGAGCTCTATCGAGCGGTTACGGCGTACGACGCCGAGGACGAGTGGGAATCCTCTGTAACGGACTGGATATCGAGTCCGAGCAGTCTCGCGAAGACGCTGGCTGACCACGAGTCCCACTCCGCCGTCACCATCGACCGCGACGGGCGCGTCAATACGTACCGAATCGGACGAGCCGGAACCGGCGCCGAACAAATCGAGGTGCGAGAGATCGAGGACCTCTTCGAACTCCCCTGTATGGCAAATATGGAGGAGCGGCTGCACGAGAAGAAGCCCGTCCGGAAGGATCTCTACAACTTCGCACGGATGGTGATGTGGCTGCCGCAGTACCAAGACAGCAGCCTCGACGAAATCGTCGCGGATCTCAAGGACGTCTTCTCCAGGTGGCCGTGGTACGACGAGCAGGAAACTGAGTACCAAGTCCGCTACGAGTTCTCGAACACCATCGACGGCGACACGCCGTTGCCGATGAACTGCGATAACGACGATCTGCAGCGCTACTGTATCGGCCAGGACCAGTGTCCCTACTCGATCTGGGGCAGCCTCCCGTTCCCGGATGAGATGTACGAGCAGGTAGAGGCGGAATCAGCTGGTTCTGTTGAGCAATTCTGA